One stretch of Rosistilla oblonga DNA includes these proteins:
- the hmpA gene encoding NO-inducible flavohemoprotein, producing MLSEKTIEIVKQITPAVAANAETITCKFYQRMFSENPEVKAFFNQAHQHSGGQQKALAGAICAYFSNIDNLEALGPAVELVAQKHCSLGIQPEHYPIVGKHLLAAIKEVMGDGATEEVLGAAGEAYGVLAEICIGRENEIYQQQKTQPGGWNGYRELVVDRKVPESDEVTSFYLTADDGQPLPDHLPGQYITVQIEHPVTPTSPRNYSLSDQPGTGYYRISVKREAGADDDTPGGLISNYLHDAISPGDRISVGPPCGEFTICPMRAADRPVVFLAGGIGITPLLSMAKTLVAAKTEAPIYFLQAARNGNVHALGSEVQELASRGVNVQPRVLYDSPSESDLADKKCDSAGMVSKELIQDWTPFATADFYFCGPKPFMASVHSILKDLGVDDSRMHYEFFGPKAELTA from the coding sequence ATGCTGAGCGAAAAGACGATTGAAATTGTCAAACAGATCACTCCCGCCGTAGCTGCCAATGCGGAGACGATCACCTGCAAGTTCTATCAACGGATGTTTTCGGAGAACCCCGAAGTCAAAGCATTTTTCAATCAGGCCCACCAGCACAGCGGGGGCCAGCAAAAGGCGTTGGCTGGCGCGATCTGCGCCTACTTTTCGAACATCGACAACCTCGAAGCCCTCGGTCCGGCGGTCGAACTAGTTGCGCAAAAGCATTGCTCCCTCGGGATCCAACCCGAACACTACCCGATCGTCGGCAAGCACCTGTTGGCCGCGATCAAGGAAGTGATGGGCGACGGCGCGACCGAAGAGGTGCTTGGCGCGGCGGGCGAAGCGTATGGCGTGTTGGCCGAGATCTGTATCGGCCGCGAAAATGAAATCTACCAGCAACAGAAAACTCAGCCCGGTGGATGGAACGGTTACCGCGAACTGGTTGTCGATCGCAAGGTTCCCGAGAGCGACGAAGTGACTTCGTTCTACCTGACCGCCGACGACGGCCAACCGCTGCCCGATCATCTGCCCGGTCAATACATCACCGTTCAGATCGAACATCCCGTCACGCCGACCTCGCCGCGAAACTACAGTTTGTCGGATCAGCCCGGCACGGGGTACTATCGGATCAGCGTTAAACGCGAAGCGGGCGCCGACGACGACACGCCCGGCGGGCTGATTTCGAACTACCTACACGACGCGATCAGCCCCGGCGACCGAATCTCAGTCGGACCTCCGTGCGGCGAATTCACAATCTGTCCGATGCGAGCTGCCGACCGCCCGGTGGTCTTCCTGGCCGGCGGGATCGGAATCACGCCTCTGTTGTCGATGGCGAAAACATTGGTCGCCGCCAAAACCGAAGCCCCGATCTACTTCCTGCAAGCCGCTCGCAACGGCAACGTGCACGCTTTGGGGAGCGAAGTCCAAGAACTGGCGTCGCGCGGTGTCAACGTCCAGCCCCGCGTGCTCTACGACAGCCCCTCGGAAAGCGACTTGGCGGACAAGAAGTGCGATTCCGCTGGCATGGTCAGCAAGGAACTGATCCAAGACTGGACTCCCTTCGCCACTGCCGACTTCTACTTCTGCGGCCCCAAGCCATTCATGGCCAGCGTGCACTCGATCCTGAAAGATTTGGGAGTCGACGATTCGCGGATGCACTACGAATTCTTCGGCCCCAAAGCTGAACTGACAGCGTAG
- a CDS encoding ABC transporter ATP-binding protein, which yields MTLVELKNVSKSFSKGDETITPLDDVSLQIDEGEFVSLMGPSGTGKSTLLNLVSGIDRPDSGTIIVDGTEVTRLSRGQLADWRAANLGYIFQTHNLIPVLTAYENVELPTMLLKLTRAQRRQRVELALEAVGLADRSDHYPRQLSGGQEQRVGIARAIVAHPKVVVADEPTGSLDTQTSEQIQSLLQRLNRELNITMLMVTHDSDVAAIASRQLVLDRGKFIESQAATV from the coding sequence ATGACACTGGTAGAACTGAAAAACGTCAGCAAATCCTTCAGCAAGGGGGACGAAACGATCACGCCGTTGGACGACGTGAGCCTGCAAATCGACGAGGGCGAATTTGTCTCGTTGATGGGCCCCAGCGGTACCGGCAAGAGCACGCTGTTGAATCTTGTCAGCGGGATCGATCGACCCGACAGCGGCACGATTATCGTCGACGGGACCGAGGTGACGCGGTTGTCGCGGGGACAGTTGGCCGATTGGCGAGCCGCAAACCTGGGCTACATCTTTCAAACGCACAACCTGATCCCGGTCCTCACGGCTTATGAGAATGTCGAACTGCCGACGATGCTGTTGAAGCTGACGCGGGCACAACGGCGGCAGCGGGTCGAATTGGCTCTCGAGGCGGTCGGGCTTGCCGATCGATCCGACCACTACCCACGGCAGCTGTCCGGTGGCCAAGAGCAACGCGTCGGGATCGCGCGGGCGATCGTGGCGCATCCCAAAGTCGTGGTCGCCGACGAACCGACTGGCAGTCTGGACACGCAGACCAGCGAACAGATCCAGTCCCTGTTGCAGCGATTGAACCGCGAACTGAACATCACGATGTTGATGGTCACTCACGACAGCGATGTCGCCGCGATCGCGTCGCGTCAACTCGTCTTGGACCGCGGGAAATTCATCGAGTCGCAAGCGGCGACCGTTTAA
- a CDS encoding polysaccharide biosynthesis C-terminal domain-containing protein, giving the protein MSPISEPRRWQAVPLVMVALNVVGIFLGYGATIILARELSRVAFDQYIGAIATLGLFASLAEGGFGKYGLRVIPIYNEAQDGGRIAGYLRFAFLGTLLLSLLLAIAMIVLAAPLHSGNRRDVVTLAFVYLPSMAGAGVVIDLLLAFRMPIVAMVISRIMIPATTLLLILMLTQTMHFTASHAVLCFASGSVMALLLGMLLCYRQASPLVADAEVETNVRGWISESVTFMFFTFMVSWLFRSTLVITHHMPHGDIGVGLLAPAFETGGLILLLSKSTDKFFQPAVSLYMEENNWRQMSIMRRDRALMVGAGIVLFLLVVLFFGKSILGIYGPDFVASYPALCWVAVGSSMTTLFSLAPTFLLYAGRRRMLTWLLGLHAGLLLVLTVIFYWKFGGTGAAAAYAVCVTSYSLSNLYFANREFQKLKSDLRETDPVAID; this is encoded by the coding sequence GTGTCCCCAATCTCTGAACCACGACGTTGGCAGGCTGTCCCGTTGGTGATGGTTGCGCTGAACGTGGTCGGGATCTTCTTGGGATACGGGGCGACGATCATCTTGGCTCGCGAACTGTCGCGGGTCGCGTTCGACCAATACATCGGGGCGATCGCAACGCTGGGATTGTTCGCGTCGCTCGCCGAAGGTGGGTTTGGCAAATACGGCCTGCGTGTGATTCCGATCTACAACGAAGCGCAAGATGGTGGTCGGATCGCCGGGTATTTGCGTTTTGCGTTTCTGGGGACGTTGCTGCTGAGTCTGTTGTTGGCGATCGCGATGATCGTCTTGGCTGCTCCCCTGCATTCGGGCAACCGTCGCGATGTGGTGACGCTGGCGTTTGTCTATCTGCCGTCGATGGCGGGCGCTGGAGTGGTCATCGACCTGCTGCTGGCGTTTCGAATGCCGATCGTTGCGATGGTGATCTCGCGAATCATGATCCCGGCGACCACGTTGCTGTTGATTTTGATGCTCACCCAAACGATGCACTTCACCGCCAGCCACGCCGTGTTGTGCTTCGCCAGCGGGAGCGTGATGGCGCTTCTGTTGGGGATGTTGCTGTGCTACCGGCAAGCAAGTCCGCTGGTGGCCGATGCGGAGGTGGAGACGAACGTTCGCGGTTGGATCAGCGAAAGCGTGACTTTCATGTTTTTTACGTTCATGGTCTCGTGGCTGTTCCGTTCGACCTTGGTGATCACCCATCACATGCCGCACGGCGATATTGGGGTCGGGCTGTTGGCACCCGCCTTTGAGACCGGCGGCTTGATTTTGCTGCTCAGTAAATCGACCGACAAGTTCTTTCAGCCAGCGGTCTCGCTGTATATGGAGGAGAACAATTGGCGGCAGATGTCGATCATGCGACGCGACCGCGCCCTGATGGTTGGAGCCGGGATCGTCTTGTTTTTGTTGGTCGTCCTGTTTTTCGGGAAATCCATTTTGGGAATTTACGGGCCCGACTTTGTCGCTTCGTATCCGGCGCTCTGTTGGGTCGCGGTCGGTTCCAGCATGACGACTCTGTTTTCGCTGGCACCTACGTTTTTGTTGTACGCCGGCCGGCGCCGCATGCTCACTTGGCTGCTTGGTTTGCACGCGGGGTTGCTGCTGGTCCTGACGGTGATCTTCTATTGGAAGTTTGGTGGAACCGGCGCCGCGGCGGCTTATGCGGTCTGCGTTACTTCGTATTCGTTGTCGAACCTCTATTTCGCCAATCGCGAGTTTCAAAAACTGAAATCCGACCTGCGGGAAACCGATCCCGTTGCGATCGATTAG
- a CDS encoding acyltransferase family protein, producing MQPSQELKQSFRTASLWATALVVLIHYRSAAATGGNLNGWLQEILINGIARIAVPVFAFAAGFFYFLTFTGSYNNYLAKLRQRAASLLVPYLLISLIALASWSTIQMMLGKPTQLEPAQFFSRILLHPLAEQLWFLRDLMLLVIAAPLIQFAVRRAPGITLGILAVLWTMEWQPAPIVAGWYALNVETLLGFTLGCWAVTRIDLLESLIRAPKHICFALLATWSLLLATRVAIDPSFDNWYVRDFTTLSLLLQKAAIATGCLGLLSIARRIENQRLSRLAEFSFFVYLVHEFPMREVLRRVTSKIVGEEFSFWIAAPTAIVCSLLLAQFASRYTPTLIAVLTGGRTMKPVSLSAARPRWRY from the coding sequence ATGCAACCGTCGCAGGAATTAAAACAGTCGTTCCGCACCGCTAGCCTTTGGGCAACCGCGCTGGTCGTGCTGATTCACTATCGCTCGGCCGCCGCCACGGGTGGGAATCTAAATGGCTGGCTTCAAGAAATCTTAATCAACGGAATCGCCCGAATCGCGGTCCCCGTCTTCGCCTTTGCCGCCGGGTTCTTCTACTTTCTAACCTTCACCGGCAGCTACAACAACTACCTCGCCAAGCTGCGGCAGCGAGCCGCCAGCCTGTTGGTTCCCTACCTGCTGATCTCTTTGATCGCGCTGGCCAGTTGGTCGACGATCCAGATGATGTTGGGCAAGCCGACGCAATTGGAACCCGCGCAGTTCTTCTCGCGGATCCTGCTGCATCCATTGGCCGAACAACTATGGTTCCTCCGCGACCTGATGCTGTTAGTCATCGCAGCACCGTTGATCCAGTTCGCAGTCCGCCGCGCACCCGGCATCACCTTAGGCATCTTGGCGGTTCTGTGGACGATGGAATGGCAGCCTGCGCCGATCGTTGCCGGTTGGTACGCCCTGAACGTCGAAACCCTGCTCGGCTTCACACTCGGTTGCTGGGCCGTTACGCGAATCGATCTTCTAGAGAGCCTGATCCGCGCCCCGAAACACATCTGTTTCGCGCTGCTTGCGACCTGGAGCCTGTTGTTGGCGACGCGTGTCGCCATCGATCCCAGCTTCGACAACTGGTACGTCCGCGATTTCACAACGCTCTCGCTGCTGCTTCAGAAGGCCGCCATCGCAACGGGTTGCCTGGGGCTGTTGAGCATCGCGCGGCGGATCGAAAACCAACGACTCAGCCGCTTGGCCGAGTTCAGTTTTTTCGTCTACCTGGTGCACGAGTTCCCGATGCGGGAAGTGCTCCGCCGGGTAACGAGCAAGATCGTCGGAGAAGAGTTCAGCTTTTGGATCGCCGCGCCAACGGCGATCGTTTGCAGCCTGCTGCTGGCTCAATTCGCCAGCCGCTACACGCCAACGCTGATCGCCGTATTGACCGGCGGGCGAACAATGAAGCCGGTCTCCTTGTCCGCTGCGAGACCGCGTTGGCGCTACTAG
- a CDS encoding ABC transporter permease — protein sequence MLLPWEYGVRNLARRPVRTGLTLLALATVVMLVFVVVGFIRGLEQSLSVSGDDDVVLVYSVNSEENIENSSIAARSPALLSASLGGTWKRFGVDHVSPELYLGTRVSTSDQENGLGLVRGVTYRAPLVRRNVKIIDGVWPEQNEVIVGRLASAKLGSHSDALAIGKTIQFEGETWTVSGHFAADGAAYESEIWCDLSAFQTVTKRQDLSLVALLLAPGASAAEIELFCKERTDLELRALRESDYYASLQQHYRPVRLLAWFVVALVSGAGVFAGLNMMYGAVAGRIRELATLQALGFRRRAILLSLVQEGVLLAAAASLLSGVIALTMLNGLAVRFTMGAFTLRIDSVAILVGCGVGLLLGVLGALPPALKALRESVAISLKAV from the coding sequence ATGTTGCTTCCCTGGGAATATGGCGTCCGCAATTTGGCGCGTCGCCCTGTCCGTACCGGCCTCACGTTGCTCGCTCTGGCGACCGTGGTGATGTTGGTATTTGTAGTGGTTGGGTTCATTCGTGGACTGGAGCAATCGCTATCGGTCAGCGGCGATGACGATGTCGTGCTGGTCTACTCGGTTAACTCCGAAGAGAACATCGAAAACTCGTCGATCGCCGCTCGATCCCCCGCGTTGCTTTCGGCAAGCTTGGGAGGAACCTGGAAGCGATTTGGAGTCGACCACGTGTCGCCCGAACTCTATCTCGGAACACGCGTCTCGACATCCGACCAAGAGAATGGGCTGGGATTGGTGCGAGGCGTGACGTACCGGGCGCCGTTGGTGCGGCGGAACGTGAAGATCATTGATGGCGTTTGGCCGGAGCAGAACGAGGTGATCGTGGGGCGGCTGGCATCGGCGAAATTGGGCAGCCACAGCGACGCGTTGGCGATCGGGAAAACGATTCAGTTCGAGGGGGAGACGTGGACCGTCAGCGGTCATTTCGCTGCCGACGGTGCGGCGTATGAATCGGAGATCTGGTGCGATCTGTCCGCCTTTCAAACGGTCACGAAACGCCAAGATCTCAGCCTCGTCGCGTTGCTGTTGGCTCCCGGAGCAAGTGCCGCGGAGATCGAATTGTTTTGCAAGGAGCGAACGGATCTGGAACTCAGGGCGCTCCGCGAGAGCGACTACTACGCATCGCTGCAGCAGCACTACCGACCGGTTCGGTTGTTGGCTTGGTTTGTCGTCGCGTTGGTTTCGGGAGCGGGCGTTTTTGCTGGATTGAACATGATGTATGGGGCCGTCGCCGGGCGGATTCGAGAGCTGGCGACACTGCAAGCGCTCGGATTTCGGAGGCGTGCGATTTTGCTGAGCCTTGTGCAGGAAGGCGTCTTGTTGGCTGCGGCCGCTTCGTTGCTCTCGGGCGTGATCGCGCTGACGATGCTCAACGGACTGGCGGTGCGGTTTACGATGGGCGCTTTCACGTTACGAATTGACAGTGTCGCAATCTTGGTTGGTTGCGGCGTCGGATTGTTATTAGGAGTTTTGGGAGCGCTGCCACCCGCGCTTAAGGCTCTTCGCGAATCGGTGGCGATCAGTTTGAAAGCTGTTTAA
- a CDS encoding biotin/lipoyl-binding protein translates to MPDTPLDLSKLALQRGPSPGESTSTRRQPRRWLLRYALPIGILLGFLGLLLASAGRQWLPQQAVTVVPVIVQRGEIQQAGTALFQAAGWIEPRPSAIRVAALAPGVIESLLVVEGQQVAKDEPIARLIAIDAQLAVEQAEATLAIRNGELRRAEAERDAAMIRVEQPVHLQVALAEARSVLAKAKTQRDALPFLIEAAEAERKFTADSVAGKTAARNAIAGIVLQRAQSEHAQADATLRELRDRKPNLEREIDAVQSKVDALETQLKLLVEERRQLEEAHAKVESATALRDEAASLLRAAKLNLKRTVVTAPIAGRVLRVVASPGTRVMGLEHNSRQSSSTVIEMYDPARLQVRADVRLDDVPMVVPGQSVEIETASVTGTLNGRVLQSTSVANIQKNTLEVKVELIDPPSNVSPEMLVTATFLAPELPKSISEPTETVRIMIPQTLVQTGETGPFVWIVDSSGLAQRRPIKSGKSSEDGLVEVLEGLQVTDKVIASGIENLQAGDGVKVSGEEQSLGR, encoded by the coding sequence ATGCCGGATACACCACTCGATCTCAGCAAATTGGCACTACAACGCGGGCCGTCGCCCGGTGAGTCGACTAGTACGCGTCGGCAGCCGCGACGTTGGTTGCTGCGTTACGCGTTGCCAATCGGTATTCTTTTGGGCTTCCTCGGCTTGTTGCTCGCTTCGGCGGGCCGCCAGTGGTTGCCCCAACAAGCGGTGACAGTGGTGCCGGTGATCGTTCAACGCGGTGAGATCCAGCAGGCGGGGACGGCGTTGTTCCAAGCCGCTGGATGGATCGAACCGCGCCCCAGCGCGATCCGTGTCGCAGCGCTTGCACCGGGTGTGATCGAATCGCTGCTGGTCGTCGAAGGCCAGCAGGTTGCCAAAGACGAGCCGATCGCGCGGCTGATCGCGATCGATGCCCAATTGGCTGTCGAACAAGCCGAGGCGACGCTGGCGATTCGCAATGGTGAATTGCGGCGGGCCGAAGCGGAACGCGATGCGGCGATGATCCGTGTCGAACAACCTGTCCATTTGCAAGTTGCGTTGGCCGAAGCGAGGAGCGTGCTGGCTAAGGCGAAGACGCAGCGCGATGCGTTGCCGTTTTTGATCGAAGCGGCCGAGGCGGAGCGGAAGTTTACGGCCGACAGTGTCGCGGGTAAGACGGCGGCAAGAAACGCGATCGCGGGGATCGTGTTGCAACGGGCTCAAAGCGAACACGCACAAGCCGATGCGACGCTTCGCGAGCTGCGCGATCGCAAACCGAATTTGGAACGCGAGATCGATGCGGTGCAAAGTAAAGTCGACGCGTTGGAGACTCAGCTGAAACTGTTGGTCGAGGAACGCAGACAATTAGAAGAAGCGCACGCCAAAGTCGAATCGGCCACGGCGCTGCGAGACGAAGCAGCCTCGCTGTTGCGAGCGGCGAAGTTAAATCTCAAGCGGACCGTGGTCACCGCGCCGATCGCAGGTCGTGTGTTGCGAGTCGTCGCGTCGCCGGGGACTCGCGTGATGGGACTGGAGCACAACTCGCGGCAGAGTTCCAGCACTGTGATCGAAATGTACGACCCGGCGCGGCTGCAAGTTCGCGCCGACGTGCGACTGGACGACGTGCCGATGGTCGTCCCGGGGCAGAGTGTCGAGATCGAGACCGCGTCGGTAACTGGCACCCTGAACGGCCGTGTGTTGCAGTCGACAAGCGTCGCCAACATCCAAAAGAACACGTTGGAAGTGAAGGTCGAATTGATCGATCCTCCGTCGAACGTGAGCCCCGAGATGTTGGTGACCGCAACGTTTCTGGCTCCCGAGTTGCCGAAATCCATATCCGAACCGACCGAAACGGTGCGGATCATGATCCCGCAAACCTTGGTTCAAACCGGCGAGACGGGACCTTTTGTCTGGATCGTCGATTCCAGCGGTCTCGCTCAGCGGAGACCGATCAAATCGGGGAAGAGCAGCGAAGATGGTCTGGTCGAGGTGTTGGAGGGGCTGCAGGTGACCGACAAAGTGATCGCGTCGGGGATCGAAAATTTGCAGGCGGGCGACGGCGTGAAAGTCAGCGGCGAAGAGCAGTCACTGGGACGATGA
- a CDS encoding ABC transporter permease, whose product MLTYVLKTLWRHRARTLLTVTGAAVAMFVFCCVGSVQEGLERLTTGTDANRSLIVFQENRFCPTSSRLPEDYARKILKVDGVREVMPIQVWTNNCRASLDIVVFNGADPKQIQASRPLKLVAGSWSDFESRRDAAIVGRNVAQRRGLGVGDQFSIGEISVQVAGVFSSTVPSEENLIYTSLQFLQYTRGLDNAGLVTQHEVMLDENAEPDRVASEIDQVLRAGSVATTTRRKGAFQASTLSDLVDLIGFAHWLGYACVGLVLSLVATTTVMSVQDRIKEYAVLQTIGVRPLRAMRLVLTESTILCLIGGASGTLLAVTALAVGGYSIGAEGATIAFRPSFGLLWSGLVVSLAVGVVAGMAPAIQAATVPIVRALRQE is encoded by the coding sequence ATGTTGACCTACGTCCTGAAAACCTTGTGGCGCCATCGCGCTCGTACCTTGTTAACCGTGACCGGTGCGGCGGTGGCGATGTTCGTTTTTTGCTGCGTCGGGTCGGTGCAGGAGGGACTGGAGCGATTGACGACGGGGACCGATGCAAACCGCAGCTTGATCGTCTTTCAGGAGAATCGGTTTTGTCCGACCAGCAGTCGGTTGCCCGAGGATTATGCGCGAAAGATCTTGAAGGTTGACGGAGTGCGCGAAGTGATGCCGATCCAGGTTTGGACCAACAACTGCCGCGCGAGCCTCGATATCGTCGTCTTCAACGGTGCCGATCCAAAGCAGATTCAAGCGAGCCGACCGCTGAAACTTGTCGCCGGATCTTGGAGCGACTTCGAATCGCGGCGCGATGCGGCGATCGTCGGACGCAACGTCGCACAGCGTCGTGGGCTTGGCGTCGGAGATCAATTTTCAATCGGCGAGATCTCGGTGCAGGTCGCGGGAGTCTTTAGTTCGACGGTCCCATCGGAAGAAAACTTGATCTACACCAGCCTGCAGTTCCTGCAATACACCCGTGGTCTGGACAACGCGGGGCTTGTGACTCAGCACGAAGTCATGCTCGACGAGAACGCCGAACCAGACCGCGTCGCGTCGGAGATCGATCAAGTTTTGCGAGCCGGTTCGGTGGCGACGACGACTCGGCGGAAGGGAGCGTTCCAAGCGAGCACGCTGTCGGACCTAGTCGATCTAATCGGATTCGCTCACTGGCTGGGATACGCCTGCGTCGGCTTGGTTCTCTCGCTGGTGGCGACCACGACGGTGATGAGCGTTCAAGATCGGATCAAAGAATACGCCGTCTTGCAAACGATCGGCGTGCGCCCGCTGCGGGCGATGCGATTGGTTTTGACTGAGAGCACCATTTTGTGCCTGATCGGCGGCGCCAGCGGTACGTTATTGGCGGTGACCGCGCTGGCTGTCGGTGGATATTCGATCGGTGCCGAAGGAGCGACGATCGCGTTCCGTCCGTCGTTTGGTTTGTTGTGGTCTGGACTGGTCGTGTCGTTAGCTGTCGGAGTGGTCGCGGGGATGGCTCCCGCAATTCAAGCCGCAACGGTTCCGATCGTGCGAGCGCTGCGGCAGGAGTAG
- the tkt gene encoding transketolase, with protein sequence MSAVTTNIRQTAIDTIRTLSMDAVQTANSGHPGTPMALAPVAYQLWNEAMRYDPQHPQWPNRDRFVLSCGHASMLLYSVLHLTGVQEVDQAGEPVGQEAISLDNIRNFRQLESPCAGHPEYGEASGIETTTGPLGQGIATSVGMAIASRWLAARYNTAEHTLFDNDVYALCGDGDMMEGVACEAASMAGHLKLSNLCWIYDDNKITIEGHTDLTFSENQVDRFKGYGWHVIEVADANDLEALGAAVEQFKANTDAPTLIVVRSVIGFGSPNKANSHNAHGAPLGWDEIELTKKAYGWPTTEKFFVPEGVKEHFQEGIGARGAAAYKEWQDVWAAYQTANPEKAADLTTFFAGDLPEGWDSEIPTFEADEKGMASRVSGGQVLNAIAKNIPWMVGGSADLAPSTNTLLKFEGAGDYEAATPCGRNMHYGIREHAMSAVCNGMSLTGLRSYGATFFVFTDYMRGGMRLSSIMHQPVLYVLTHDSIGLGEDGPTHQPVEHLAACRAMPGLYVFRPGDANEVAESYRASVALSDHPTAMVLSRQNLPTLCREKFAPASGTAKGGYVLADSDGEPELILMASGSELSLAVEAYEQLKAAGVKVRVVSMPCFELFEDQDAAYRESVFPASCTARVAVEAGIRQCWDRYLGSEGEFVGMDSFGASAPAPQLYEKFGITTKNIVAEAKALLA encoded by the coding sequence ATGTCAGCAGTAACCACAAATATCCGTCAAACCGCAATCGATACGATCCGCACCCTGAGTATGGATGCCGTTCAGACGGCTAACAGCGGTCACCCTGGCACGCCGATGGCGCTGGCGCCGGTCGCTTATCAATTGTGGAACGAAGCGATGCGTTACGATCCACAGCATCCCCAGTGGCCCAACCGCGATCGCTTTGTTTTGTCGTGCGGCCATGCATCGATGTTGCTTTATAGCGTCTTGCATTTGACGGGCGTTCAAGAGGTCGATCAAGCGGGCGAGCCTGTCGGTCAAGAAGCGATCTCGCTGGACAACATCCGCAACTTCCGTCAGTTGGAAAGTCCATGTGCTGGGCACCCTGAATATGGCGAAGCGAGCGGCATCGAAACAACGACGGGGCCTTTGGGCCAAGGGATCGCGACCAGCGTTGGAATGGCGATCGCATCGCGTTGGTTGGCGGCGCGTTACAACACCGCCGAACACACGCTGTTCGATAACGATGTCTACGCGTTGTGCGGCGATGGCGACATGATGGAAGGCGTCGCGTGCGAAGCGGCATCGATGGCTGGTCACTTGAAGCTGTCGAACCTGTGCTGGATCTACGACGACAACAAGATCACGATCGAAGGGCACACCGACCTGACCTTCAGCGAGAACCAAGTCGATCGCTTCAAGGGCTACGGTTGGCACGTGATCGAAGTCGCCGACGCCAACGACCTGGAAGCTCTGGGCGCAGCGGTTGAACAATTCAAAGCGAACACCGACGCGCCAACTTTGATCGTCGTTCGCAGCGTGATCGGTTTCGGTTCGCCAAACAAAGCCAACTCACACAACGCTCACGGCGCGCCACTTGGCTGGGACGAGATCGAACTGACCAAGAAGGCTTACGGTTGGCCAACGACCGAAAAGTTCTTCGTTCCCGAAGGCGTGAAAGAACACTTCCAAGAAGGGATCGGCGCCCGCGGCGCTGCGGCTTACAAGGAATGGCAAGACGTTTGGGCTGCTTACCAAACCGCCAATCCTGAGAAGGCTGCGGATTTGACAACCTTCTTCGCTGGCGATCTTCCCGAGGGCTGGGATTCCGAAATCCCAACTTTCGAAGCGGATGAAAAGGGAATGGCATCGCGCGTCAGTGGTGGCCAAGTGCTCAACGCTATCGCCAAGAACATTCCTTGGATGGTCGGCGGATCGGCTGACCTCGCGCCAAGCACCAACACTCTGCTGAAGTTCGAAGGTGCTGGCGACTACGAAGCGGCAACGCCTTGCGGACGCAACATGCACTACGGCATTCGTGAACACGCGATGAGCGCTGTCTGTAACGGAATGTCGCTGACAGGCCTGCGTTCTTACGGTGCGACCTTCTTCGTCTTCACCGACTACATGCGTGGCGGAATGCGTTTGAGCAGCATCATGCATCAGCCCGTTCTGTACGTACTGACGCACGATTCGATCGGATTGGGCGAAGACGGACCAACTCACCAACCCGTCGAGCACTTGGCCGCGTGCCGTGCGATGCCAGGGCTGTATGTCTTCCGTCCCGGCGACGCTAACGAAGTTGCCGAATCGTATCGCGCCAGCGTCGCTTTGTCGGATCACCCGACCGCGATGGTTCTTTCGCGTCAAAACCTGCCAACGCTGTGCCGCGAGAAGTTTGCACCGGCATCGGGAACCGCGAAGGGTGGCTACGTGTTGGCCGATTCCGATGGCGAACCCGAACTGATCCTGATGGCAAGCGGCAGTGAGTTGTCGCTTGCGGTCGAAGCTTACGAGCAATTGAAGGCCGCCGGCGTGAAGGTTCGCGTCGTCAGCATGCCTTGCTTCGAATTGTTCGAAGACCAGGACGCCGCTTATCGCGAGAGCGTTTTCCCAGCGTCGTGCACCGCACGCGTCGCCGTTGAAGCTGGCATCCGTCAGTGCTGGGATCGCTACTTGGGCAGCGAAGGCGAATTTGTCGGCATGGACAGCTTTGGCGCTTCGGCACCGGCTCCCCAGCTGTACGAAAAGTTTGGCATCACGACCAAAAACATCGTTGCCGAAGCCAAAGCTTTGTTGGCGTAA